The genomic stretch tatacatatatatatatatatatataaatacatgtGTGTGTATTGCGTGGTACTCCGTGCACATTCGTGTCCGTGCATCGTTCTTCGTGGATACTTTAGGGTTTTCAGACTCGAAAACCACAAGCGAGCGCGGACGTGTGTGTAGCCACATCCCAGACCAGTATGTCTTTCCGTTGCGGTGCACGCGGGAATTGGCAGGCTATTCATCCGCTTATTCGCTCCGCGTGCTCGGTCGCTGTTGCGTGAGTGATGCTTGCGTTGCGGCGAGGggagcgcgcgagcggaaCGGCGCTGAGACTGATGTTGGAAAGGAAATGTTGGGAGTCGCACAGCAGACGGGGCTGCCGGCAGATCGACTCTAATCTTctcgtggcgcgcgcgctgccttgTGCAGGCTGGACTCACGTGAACTCCATCAAAGGCTCCTACGACTCCGAGAAGACTCTCTTCGCCACGCACAAGGAGAAGATGTTTTCTCGCTGGACGAAGGAAAACCGCGTTGTGCTTTGCAACGAGGTGAGATACCTGTGTGTGAAAGCAGCGCTGTATGATTTCAAGggtcgcgcctcttctcgcggtTTGCTTGTTTCTTGTCGGCTGGATGCCTGAAGTAGGGGTGAGCGGTGGCTGCGTCGCGGGTTCGATCCCTGCGCACATCTCTGTTTTTTTGCTGTGTCTCGCCACTTCGCAGCTCTATCCGCAACTCCGCAAAACTGgcaaagacgcgcgcgcggctgcgaaggcCCTCGGCAACGCGAACGTCGACGATTTCGCCACTGCAGCTTTGAGCACCTTCAAGAGCTCTGACGCTGTGCCTCTGTTTGAGATCGACACAGCAGCCGAATTCGCGCTCTTTGAGGTGCTGAAGAAGCGCATCTTGCTCGCGGGTGCCAGGGTCGCGATTGTCATGAACCACATTCTGCAGGTGAGAAATCGGCAAAAACTCCGCGAACGCTGTGCCCGCGTGCGCACGATCTCCATTGCTCAAgtcgtctctccgctgcggctgctggagTGCATGCATGTCTGTTGATCCGATGAGTTCAGTATGTGTTTACTCGAGTCGAGTAAACAGAGACACAGATCCTATATTGCCGGAGATTCTACGTTTTCAATATAGCTCACTGATCCGCGTGTCTGCCAAGGAGACCGTCGCGCCGGGGCTTTCTATAGAGGAAGGGGCTGTCGCAGCCTGCGTAGTCTTTCGCCATTCGTTTGTTCGATTCTTGAGTTTGAAATGCACATTCGCGTTGAAAAATCATGCGCGAGACAAGAGCAAGGCGATTCGGTGTTTTTCTTGCTTCAATTCCGCGCGTCTGAGACGCCTCGCCCACTCTTCGTTGAAAGGTCTCTGCCTCCGTTTGATGCGTTTTTCTCAGGTTCGCGAGAAGACTGATCTCGGTAAACTGCGAcaaggcagcggcgtcgcggacgTGGGTACGTATTCTCCGCTTTCCGCTGTTTTCCAAGCAGAGCATTTTATTAGCGTTATCTACAAGATCGCGCATTTAAGTATATCTAGAGGCTGAATTATTGACGCACCAAACGTATGTAGACAGATGTAGACAGCTACCTAGCCTCTGCGTGCATGGCATGCAAgccttatatatatatatatatgcttgtatgtatgcatgtgtatatgtatgtatgcagaTATGACTAGGTCGGAGCTTATGCCGTGAACCAGCTTGTGTTGTCGCTCGACTTTTTTGTGGATACAttcctgtgtgtgtgtgcagtGGACTCTGTCGAGCCTCCGTTGGCGGTTGAGGACATGTCTATGGTCTACCTGAAGAATTTCTTGACGAACTTTGCGATTTTCCTGGTCATtctgctcttcttcgcgtaCATTTCGCGCTTCTactcctcgccgcccggGCACTCGCCAGCgcacagaggcggcgcgggtgcGTTGGGCGGCAGCCCCATGACAAAGCTCGCGGCAGTCGGTGGCACCGCTGGCGGGGGAAATCGCCTTGAGATGAGCGACATGAAGGACAGCTAGACAACATGCGTTCCTGAATAGACACAGATTtcaggccgcgcagcgccctcggGTGGCGGCAGTCGTCGTAAGACCCATAAGCCTTCACGCGATGCAGCTGGTCTGTCACGCGCTGCTGAAAGGAGAAATGAGGTGACACCGAAGCGTGGTTTCGTTCCCAGAACTGAGAAAAAACCAATGCAGGAAACGAGCAAAGAGGCAACGTAAACGAGAGAAGCCCCCAAAAGCGGCAATAACgcgggcgagaagacgacggcgcccgcgcgagaaTCTCTACCGTTGTTCCCGTATGCACAAAGTGCATACATGCGGTTTGTTCGCGTACCACACGTGTAGACGTCCGTCCCAAAGGCGCGGACGCATCGGCGCGTACGCGCATTCCCCTCTTCCCTcacatacatatttatatatatgtgaaaGTGCTTGTGTGTCTGTCTTCATGCGTGTCTGCTCGGTGGACATGCTTGAAGACGCTCACGCGAACGTCTTGTTTTCCG from Besnoitia besnoiti strain Bb-Ger1 chromosome X, whole genome shotgun sequence encodes the following:
- a CDS encoding S1/P1nuclease (encoded by transcript BESB_016810); amino-acid sequence: MRAFRSESATLAVSAVLLLCSLANVLRATAFKVQAHEAVSMTTLSGLSTSANQALRRLLNGKDLADVAGWAHRVSDKYPDTARLHFMAQPTCPAKPIRLEDVELDSSFCKEKGNCLLEAITYFFFHLVDPDQNQVQQKDPEVMTTTNFVFPHGIKTTDADAVKYIINLIADMHEPLHLGSQDDNFGRNVVVQYNDGAQMRLTSFYNYIEGVLIDKTIKQRQYFWFSGWTHVNSIKGSYDSEKTLFATHKEKMFSRWTKENRVVLCNELYPQLRKTGKDARAAAKALGNANVDDFATAALSTFKSSDAVPLFEIDTAAEFALFEVLKKRILLAGARVAIVMNHILQVREKTDLGKLRQGSGVADVVDSVEPPLAVEDMSMVYLKNFLTNFAIFLVILLFFAYISRFYSSPPGHSPAHRGGAGALGGSPMTKLAAVGGTAGGGNRLEMSDMKDS